In Fusarium falciforme chromosome 13, complete sequence, the genomic stretch CAAGCCATTGGGTAAAAACTGGACCTCCAGGTTCATCAAACGACATTCAAAACTATCTACCAAGCTTGGAAAACGCCAGGAAGCCGCCAGATTTGACGGGTTTACACCAAGGTCGGTCAATTGGTACTTCGATATCCGGGAGACGGAATACGGCTGGATCAAGCCTGAGAACACGGTTAACGTGGACGAGGGCGGCATAATGGCGGGTTTCGGTAAGTCCTCTATAAGTTCTCTACGGGtttttataggttataacTAATTGGCTGTCAACCAGGCTTGGACAGCCTCGTAATCGGGAGCTCTGAcccgaagaagaaggcgatgtTGAAGGGCTCCCAGTCGCGCAAGTGGACCTCATTTATCGAGGCCGTCACCGCAACTGGCCGCGCTTTAAAACCGGGGATTATCTTTAAAGGAAAGGAGCTACAGAAACAGTGGTTTCTGGACGAGTTCAAATTGATAGCCGACTGGTACTACATCACATCGCCCAACGGCTGGACCGACAACCACATAGCTCTCGAGTGGCTAAAAGACGTCTATCTTCCCCAAACAGAGCCCCGTGATGCATCGGATGCGAGACTTATTATCCTTGACGGTCACGGGAGCCATGCACAGGTGAGCCTTTTGGTGTTTTCGCCCGAGAGTCACCCGCTATAGGGTCGCTAACGAGCAGTCAGGATGAGTGGATGGCCACATGCTTTCTGAACAATGTCTACTGCTGTTACCTACCAGCACATTGTTCCCATGGTTTGCAGCCGTTAGATAATGGAATTTTTAATGTCATCAAAGGTGTGTATCGGAAAGAACTCCAAAAGCTGGCTAGTTTGACCGATTCTGCGCCGGTTGACAAAGTCAACTTTATTCGGGCATACGCGAAAGCCAGGGAGGCGGGCATGAGGAAGGGGATTATCTTATCCGGCTGGAGAGTTACTGGAAATTGGCCTTTCAACCGTCACAAAGCTCTAACACATCCGGAAATTCAACCGGACAAAGAAAAAGTACTGGAACGGTTCAAGACGCCTAGCCCTCCTCAACTGCACTCAGATGTTACGCCGAAAACGAGCCGCCGGGTGAGGGATATGGCCAAACACCGAAGTCGTCCGACCAGGCGGAAGTACAGTAAGATCGCGAAGGGGTTAGAAGCTTTAGAGATGAAGGTGGCCGTTCAGAATGCGCGGATTACTGACCTCGAAGAGCAGATGGCCCAGGTGCGGCgagggaagaaaaggaagGCGGTACCGAACCCGAACCGACGATTCATGGATCTAGCGGAGGCTCTagcagctggagaagctctTCATGACTCAAAGGAGGCAGAAATAGAGGTGGATATGGATGAGAAGGTCGAGTCGGTGATTGAGGTGGGTGTCAGGTCAGAGGACCAAAGTGAGGACTTTACGGTCGTAACAAAGCACTGCCAGCGCACACGGAGCGGTCGGGAGGTCAAAAAACCACACAGAGAGTAAAATTTGATCAATTTTATGGAGAGTCTCTTTACTAACTTCGATTTTGATTGACAACGTGGTCTGTTTTTGTGTGCACCAAAATTTAGATTTTGTATGGGAGGATTGAAATTTTGGTGATGCATTAGGTGGGGGTGCCCACtaggtggtggtggatggTAGTTCTTTCCTATTGTTGGAGATCACAAGTGTGAGGCGACCAAGTCGGTGGCAAGgtgtggaagaaggaggaacatTCTACAAGAAATCGTGCCTGTACATAAATAGTGGTTCCCCTACTTCACTTTGAGATATGAATTAAGCAACCTGCATTTTCTCATTTCAGCAGTTTTGTATGGGAGGGCGATTTTTTGGCTGACCGAAAGGGGGGGTGGTGCAGGGTAATCCTTGGATAAGACCATTTCTGTACGGCCCAAAGAAGTAAATGATGTGAACGTTATGCCTTGGCCTGGAGCTATATAAATGGCCTGACGCATGCAATCtagattaagaaataagagtaGAGAACggtttagttttttttttttttttttttttttttttttaaaaaaaaaaaaaaaaaaattgtcAAATCGACGACTAATTCAGAGAAGCGACATGCTTGCTTAGGATTAAGAAGAACAGACACCCCCGTTAGAGAGATTAAACAACGTTCCAGAGACGAAGATAGCATGACCATCGGCGCATTTATCGCCATGAATCTTCCATTGTCTGAGCTAGTCGTCGTATAGTTGCACTCATGCTCTTCGATGAATTCCTCACCTTAGCATCGAAATCATGCGACTGGCAGATTAGGTCAGAATGTCAGGGATACCACTGATGTTAAGAATGCGAAAATATACGGACGAGGCATGAAAGTTAATTTATCACAGAACTTTATCCTTAAGTCTGACCACATCTTCACGGCGAAAAGTAGCATATATGGAGCAAAGATAAAAAATTCCATGCTTACTATCCCGGTTGTCAAGCGATTATACTGAGACAATTCCAACGCTACGCATATTAGTCATATGCGTTTGGAGTTGGAAGCTGCCTACGGCGAAATCATCCCTTCCACCTGCTTGACTCCTTCCAGCGGCTTGAGATAGTCCTTGCGCCTCACAGTAAAAGCCTCGGCATCGATTATACCCAAATTTGTAAAGGTCTCGTCTAAACTTCCGGCCTTAATGGAAACCGTGTCAGGGAACGCCTCTGGTTCACCATAGAGAGCGGAACCGCAGTTACCACAGAAGTGAGTGTGGTATAGCTGCTTCGAATCGGCAACGTAAGTGTGATACTTGGTAGTTCCTATgagataaattaatataattttatcaTGAAACGTAATAGACAACCATACCCTGAGTAATCTTAAAGAATTTGCGAGGAATAATTACGTTAACACTGAAGGCACTAGCGGTGCGCTATGGGGTGAACTGGGTGAGTATTACTGgaaaatattaaggattagAGCGAGCACTGACCTTCTGGCAGTTGAGACAGTGGCAGACAGTCTTGGTTCCAGAGTCGACTATTTTAGCAGTCAGTCGCTTTTCCTATCAAGCGTACAAGCCGCTTGCATAGGTTTTGATGCTAGAGATCTCATGCTATTAGTACTTACTTTCCGCTGTATACCTAACAGCGTCACACGCGCATCCTCCCGTGACAGGCATGATGGCAAGGAGAGTATTTTTGTTAATCACAAAATATAAATTGGGAATGAAGGTGATGGTGTGTTAGCTTCAGGGTTGTCTGATAGCGACAGGAGAGGAAAGCTTAGGTGTTGTGACGAAGGGGGCAAGGGTTTTTATATCCCAGCTTCGCAGTCTTACAATACCTCAGCCAGATACCATTCGTAGAGATTCGTCCTGCGTCAGAGGTTTGGGACTAAACTTTAATAATcacggcttcttcttcatagCCGAGCGGTCCGACTGAAAACCGTCGGAGGAATTAGTCATGTGTAAATACTTCCAAAGGATTTCGGTACTCGGATTAGAAACGCCTCAAAACCTTATATCTTCAAAACCGAGTGGCGAAAATCCGAAAGCGGCGCTTCACCCAAACAATTCCGGGTCTCGATGGCGTTTGGTTAGGTTAAAGTTCCAGCCTCTTGTAAGTCTCCTCCTAGCAGACGGAAGCTCTCGGCGTCTTCAACAGCCATGCTGGCCCCTTGGTCCTATAATGGCGTCATCGCGTGTGCAGCGTCTCCTGTTGAGACGGCATGACCCGTAGTCCATGTTGGCAGAGGATCTAAATCTTGAAGATCCCACAGCTTGAACTCGTCCGCAGTCCAGCCTGAAACAGGGAATGGGCTACAGTCATTCGGACTATCAATGCGGAAGGCTGGCCGATCCAGCTGTTCATCGTGGTTGCGGGCCAATATCACCTCTCTAGCTGGTACTAAGAAAGCAACCGCCCGGGCGATTAGGTTACCGTCACGACTAAAAATAGCTGGACTGATAACGAGACCGGCCTTGAGTGGCAAAAGCACTTCGACCGGCACACAATCATCCGATCAAATGGTCGCTATCGTCTTCTGATTTTTGACGGGCACCAAAGCCACCACTCGGCCGACTTTGAGCCATATTGCGAGGACAACATTATCACGCTTTATACGCCGCCTTTCAGGCGGCAATGACAGAAAGCAACATTCAAGGGGGTTTTAATGGAGCCGGGCTTGTTCCTCTAGGCCCAGAAGCTGTGCTATCAAAGTTTGATGTGCAGCTACGGACTCCATCACCTATCGAAGAGGAGGCTAGCGTTCCCGACCCCAAATTCCGTCCTCGAGGCTAGCTCCAGGGAGCACTACAGAGGCATAAACTGTTTAAATATTGTCCTCGCCGTTAGGAGACGGGAAAGAAAGAGCCCAATACAACCCATGACCTCGTCGCCCCACTAGATTTAACCCCCCAGGCAGGTGTTCCGTGGAATCCGCGGCCCATCCGTTAAGGGGGTTAAAAGCTGGCATTTTAGTGCTGAATCGATGTATTAGTTCATATTGCATGGTCATGTGCTGATATCATGACGTTGGTCTTTGTGTTTCAGACGTAAGCTCATTCCGCTGCTCCGGAGGGAAACTGAACGAAATGCAACTCCGATTGCGTGAACCTATTACTAAAGAGGTGAGTCTCCGTCTCTTAGGAATGGGGGGGTAGGCCTTAATGCCGGTATTTCTCGTCTTAGTCCCCCCATATCGAGCGGTCTACTCCCTCCAACTGGCTGGAGCCGTGGGACATGGCAGCGGCTGCGAGTGCAGCCGTCCCGGTTTCGGGGACCTTACCAAGATCCCACCCCAGTATCTGCGTCTTGGTCAAGTTGATTTCCGAGTGGCGAAGGTTTGAACCAGAGTGACTCTGGCACTGGCGTGAGGTCCGCGATGCTTCTCAAATTTTATGTTCAACGTCTCGGGTTTGGGTTTCATGTGGTTTGGATTCCCCGCAGCTGACACTTGGGCTTCTCTCCCTAGGCCCCATTTAACTGGGCTGCTATCAAGCCTTCCTGGATTAGATCGTGGAGTTAAGTCCGGGGTGAAATCTGAACCTGGCTTAACTTCCGGGCGGTGTGCTAGAAGCAGCTCGAGCGCCATGGAATGCACGGACTCCACGGGGGAAGGTAATGACCTCAATCTAGCCATCGGTCTTCATGAACAGATGTAAGGGACTAGTTCAGGTCACGGGAGGCGTAGAGTGCCCCTGATGCATCGACCGACAGATTACATGAGCCGTGCTGCGCGTCATCTTCAAAGCCAAAATGCAAGCATGTCCAGAGCCCCTCTTACAGGAAGTGACATTCGTAAATACAGCTTGAGGCAATCCTTCGCCTCGAAAACTACCACGAAGTTTCATTTCCACCAAAGCATCCTACAACACcacaaaagaagaaaaagaagcagTTGTGCTTCGCAATATGGCTTATCCCGGCCCTTGTCGATGTGTCTCAAAATCTATTGGTGCTAGAGAACAGACTCTCAAGTAACCAATCCCCCTATCCTTGATCGAGTGAGCATGTGGTTTCATCTATCGAGAGTAAGTGTACCTGTAAACAGTAGGCTTAGCGGAATCTACCCAGGGTATACCTTGTAGATCCTCTCTTATAAACCCAGAAACCCGACAGTGAGGAAATCAGGGTCGTTCTCTATGCGTTTCTTGACTTCTCCAGACCTCTgttcatccacatcccaggcCGCCCAGGCGAAACGGCCATGCAAAAATGCCGCTTCGGATGTTGTTGCCCAGACAGCCCAATGCGCAGGCAAATTTTCTGAAAACAATCGTCAATCCCCGGCGGCTTCACAGAAGCAAAGCACCAAATGGCACCACAGTCGTGGATACTTAGGAGGTAGGGCTTACCGTTATCAAAGGGAAGACTATTCTCATTGAGACCTGCCGTTCTGCCCGCATCGGAGAGAATTAAGCCAGGGTGGAAGCTAATAATCTGGAGCTTGTTCCGGTCTACCTCTTCGGAAATTTTCTGCAACAGGAGATGGCCAGACATTTTGCTTATAGAATAGGTTGGCAGGGAGGCTGCTAAGGCCCGACTATGGATTGCAGCAGTTGAAACGTAAATGATGAACTAGGTATTCTCAATGTAAGCCACTGTTCCATCGATTGCAAGCAGAGGATATAGCGCATGTATTTAACATGCGACAAAGGTGGTATACCTTTTGTCTGTCTACAAATCCTTCCTGCCGATAAAGTCGCTGGGTAAAGTCCAAGATTGTCCTCACGTTGGTTTCGTACAGAGACCAGGTCGTATCAAGGTCGGCTTCCAACAGAGACTGTTGATTTCCAAATTTCGCCGCATTCAGCACGAGAACATCGACGAAAATGCCATCGGTGCGGAGGCCGGACCAGAGAGCGGCGGACTCGGCAACGTTTCCGACATCGCAGACTCGAGCAATGAACTTGGTTTTGGTGAACTCGCTTGAAAGCTTAGAAGCGGCATCCAATAGGGCGTCACTGCGGCGACCAGTAAGAATAATCTTAGAGGCCGAGGCCTCCGCAAAAGCCCTGGTGATGGCAAGTCCTATCCCAGCGGAggcgccgacgacgaggactgTCTTCCCAGACTGATTCAGCTGAGGACGAAGGGGCGATAGGGTCGAGTAGGAAGCACTGTGGGTTTTCTGAACCAAATTGGGTGTAATTGGTCGAAGTTTCTTGGTGAGGCCTTCCGTGTCACTAAAGGCAGGGTTTGGTGCCGACATGAtgaaaatatttcttaagatgGAATAAATGATAGAATCTAAAGTAGAGAGAACAGTAGAATTAATGGTTGCTTTGTGCCGATGAAACAAAGGAGCCCATCAGCGGCGGCAATGGGCTCTATATGGTCTATTTATCACGACAAGACAGCGAAGTATACGGCTTGGGTACCGGAGCATAGAGAAGCCGGCGGAGATTCCGAGCCACTAAGTTCCCATTCGTTCTGGAAGTTGCCGGAGTTTTGCTCTGTCGGAGTTTGGATCCTGGTAAAACTGGTAAAGTGGCAAGTTGCCTCTGAGCAATGCGGAGGACCTGGACACCGTCCGCATCTCCTCGGAGGATTTAATACCCCCGCCACCGGCTGCTCCGCCACTCATGCCGGTCGATGGTGGACTTCTCCGAGGAGGTGGGCCGTTCTAGTGCTCGAGGAGGTGATGGGTCGGACTGTTGGCTGCGTAGAGGGATCATTGGTTGAGGTGCAGGCTGAGGTTACGGGCTAAGCAGGGGGATAGGTAGCTCATAACTTGAAGGCGGCCTACCTCTGGAAGTTCCGATTTACATCAAGTATCAACGAGATCGTGTCTTAAAGGCTCATATACAAGACACAACTCAAAGCTGACAGCTCTATTAGGCCAGCCAGAGCATTGCActcaagcttctcaagcgTGCATACGCAGTATGGAATTACGTTTGTAAGACCCTGTCGATCAAGATTCCAGGAGGTGAACGTCGAACTTTGAGTGGGGAAACTGGGACGAAAGAACAAGGGTTATCAAGCCTAAGTCTTTGAATGTGACTGTGGTGAGGTATCCGCGCAAGCCGTGGAACTCGGATGAAATGGACGCCTCCTATGGCCCTTAAGCATGGACAACATGCTAAACTCCGAACACATGCCGCAGAGCTACTGCGGGAGCTTACTTCGTACCATGTGCTTAAAGCACAGGCGATGGACATTGTCGGACTTAAGTATAAACTCCGCAGTCCCTGCGTGGATTTATGCCTTTCACCCATACGAAAAGCTCCGGCAATTTGAGGCCCGCGGTTTGCACGGAGCCCGCGCGAGGAAAAGAGGATAGGCCATTGCCCTTCTAATCCGAGTCCCAGATAGCACAGCAAACGACGGCGGCTTGTTGATAAAGAAGGAGTAAGTGTTGGGACCCATCTTCACGGGTCATGTGTTGTCGCATCTCAGTGCTCTATGCAGTCCACCTTGTATATCGGAAGAGGAAGCGCTCCTGTCTCTCCCGCTTGTCCGCACGCGTATTGTTCCCACGACGCCGCTTTGACCCGATAGAGGTTTCCATTCAATCTTGCCATGCCTAttctgagctgagctggcaCACAGGTTTTTTTCCATGATAGCTGGTCGTAAAGTAGCCGAGTATGTTTGCCTGGTGGCGCTGTATCGACTCTTTTGGAATATTTTCTGACGTTCTCTGGCAGACGTCTGTGATTTTTTTCGCTTTGCTCGTACCATATTGAGTGTTGTGGATCACATTCTGGGTAGATATCCACTGTGGGACGGCGTCCCGTTGCATTGCAATCCGTGCCTCTTCTTTGGCAGCCTTTAAGAGTTCATTTTCATCGCTGACGGGGTTCCATATAGCCGCGGCACCGCACTCCACTTCTCTCATAACGCACCGATGAAGTCGTACACGCAGTCCTCTATTCTTCATATCCTAAGTGCCtgccctattatttaatttcaTTTGGAAGCTCACATCACTGGCCCACACTAGACTTAATGCCATATAAATCTCAGGCACCCACTTGAAGATCGTGGTTCGAAATCATAATAGTCTCCTCAGTGCCCAAGAGATTTAATTACAAACGTATTAACAACTCACAAATAACGAGTGGGAACTATCTGGAGTGAGATATGACATAATGTATAATGAGGAAATGCGGCGCGTCTTGGCATCTTGGCTGTAAGTATTCTGTTTGAGAGTTCCCTTGCCACCTGTCCTAAGCCTGTGTGGGGCCGAAGTTGTGTTCCCTCTTCGCAGCTATTGCATCCAAGCTGAAGTTCTCAGCAATAGATCGAGTGTCCAACAGAACCTGTGTTGCCCGTGGCTTCCTCATGGCTTCTATTTGCTTGAGAAAAGAAGGCACATTCTCCCTAGAGATCTTCGGATCAAGGAGCAGACGAAGACTTCCGGCGTCCTCGATAGACATGTTAGCCCCCTGGCCTTGCATTGGCGTCATTGCGTGGGCAGCATCTCCAATCAAAAGAGCCTTTCCTAGGGTCCATTTCGGAAGGGGATCCAGGTCCTGGAGATCCCACAGTTTCACCTGTGTTGCAATGCTGTTTGACAGGTTAGCGTCAATCTCGTCCCAATGTTTTTAGCATTTGACAAAATGGATTATACTCACCGTAGAAGCATGATAAGGTCTGGTGCGAAGTCGGCAAAGATCTCTAGCAGCTGACTGCGATCACCTTCGGTATACCAAGTGGCAGTAGTGCTGGTCTTTGCCTGCTCTGGGTCTGTCGGAAAGATACATGAGAGATTCATGTATTCGAAATTCCGAAGCGGGTAGGCAACGATGAAGCGGTTGGAGCCGTCTCCGGCTTCAAATACCAACCCACGCCCTTTGCCGGTGGGGCGGTCCCACCAGTCAGGTACCCAACCAAGGGCCGCCTTGGCATCTTGAACCGATATGGCGACACGAAAGCAGGAAAGACCCATTTTCTTCGCAAAGTATTCAGGGCCAGCGATACAGGATCGCAGACGTGAATGAATACCGTCGGCAACTGATCTGCGTCAATTTTCTAATCGTCATGTCGTCCTTTTGGTTTCGACTAACCTATAATCACGTCGGCCTCAGCCGACGATCCATCGCCAAGTGTGACCTCGCCCCGCACAGGGTCCATGTCTGTGACTGCAGTTTGAAAAATTATCTTGGCCGGCTCCCCTTGGATGTTCAAGTCTTCCGATCTTGTCGTTGCAAGTCTGAATAG encodes the following:
- a CDS encoding CENP-V/GFA domain-containing protein encodes the protein MPVTGGCACDAVRYTAEIDSGTKTVCHCLNCQKRTASAFSVNVIIPRKFFKITQGTTKYHTYVADSKQLYHTHFCGNCGSALYGEPEAFPDTVSIKAGSLDETFTNLGIIDAEAFTVRRKDYLKPLEGVKQVEGMISP
- a CDS encoding FAD binding domain-containing protein; amino-acid sequence: MDTGKLRVIIVGSGLAGLAAARVLREKHHVTVYERGDQAVATGGQGICIFPNGVKILEAHGYDRTRTKAVVQTGHRVYDKHGNMKSDEETDYRNQYGADTLAHMRIDLRDELFRLATTRSEDLNIQGEPAKIIFQTAVTDMDPVRGEVTLGDGSSAEADVIIVADGIHSRLRSCIAGPEYFAKKMGLSCFRVAISVQDAKAALGWVPDWWDRPTGKGRGLVFEAGDGSNRFIVAYPLRNFEYMNLSCIFPTDPEQAKTSTTATWYTEGDRSQLLEIFADFAPDLIMLLRIATQVKLWDLQDLDPLPKWTLGKALLIGDAAHAMTPMQGQGANMSIEDAGSLRLLLDPKISRENVPSFLKQIEAMRKPRATQVLLDTRSIAENFSLDAIAAKREHNFGPTQA